In the genome of Deinococcus planocerae, the window ACCTGCGCCGCGTGTTCGACGCCGACCGGGGGGGCTTCGGGCGGGCGCCCAAGTTCCCCGCGCCGACGACCCTCGACTTCCTGCTGACCCAACCCGGCGGGCGCGACATGGCCCTCCACACCCTGCGGATGATGGGGCGCGGCGGCATTTACGACCAGCTCGGCGGCGGTTTTCACCGCTATTCCGTGGACGACCGCTGGCTGGTGCCCCACTTCGAGAAGATGCTCTACGACAACGCGCAGCTCACCCGCACGCTGCTGCGCGCCTACCAGTCCACCGGGGACGGGGAGTTCGCCCGCCTGGCCCGCGAGACCCTGGCGTATCTGGAGCGCGAGATGCTGTCCCCCGAAGGCGGATTCTCCTCCGCCCAGGACGCCGACACCCAGGGCGTCGAGGGCCTGACCTTCACCTGGACGCCCGCCGAGATTCGGGCTGTGTTGACTGAGGGGGGGCTGAGCGAGGGGCCGGAGGCCGACCTCGTGCTGCGGGTGTACGGCGTGACCGAGGAGGGCAACTTCGAGGACCCGCACCGTCCGGATGCCGGGCGGCGCAGCGTGCTGCACGTGCCCACACCGCCTGCCGCCCTGGCCCGCGACCTGGGGGAGTCTGAAGAACAGCTCACCGCCCGCCTGGACGCCGCCCGCGCCCGCCTCCTCGCCGCGCGGCAGGCCCGGCCCCAGCCTGGCACCGACACCAAGGTCCTCACCTCGTGGAACGGCCTCGCGCTCGCCGCTTTCGCGGACGCGGGGCGCATCCTGGGCGAGGGGCATTTCCTGGAGATCGCCCGCCGCAACGCCGACTTCGTGCGGGAGAGGCTGCGGCTCGAAGACGGGACCCTCTTCCATACCTTCAAGGACGGCGTGGCGCGGGTCGAGGGGTTGCTGGAGGATCACGCGCTGTATGGCCTGGGGCTCATCGCGCTGTACCAGGCGGGCGGCGACCTCGCGCACCTGAACTGGGCGCGGGAGCTGTGGGAAATTGTCCGCCGCGACTTCTGGGACGAGGAGGCGGGCCTGTTCCGCTCGACCGGGGGCCGGGCCGAGGCGCTGCTTACCCGTCAGGCGCAGGGGTTCGACTCCGCCGTCCTCAGCGACAACGCCGCCGCCGCCCTGCTGGGGCTGTGGGTGGGGCGCTACTTCGGGGACGAGGAGGCCGAGCG includes:
- a CDS encoding thioredoxin domain-containing protein; protein product: MNRLARESSPYLLQHAENPVDWWPWGPEAFAEARRRDVPVLLSIGYSTCHWCHVMAHESFEDDRTAALMNEHFVNIKVDREERPDVDAVYMTATQLMTGQGGWPMTVFLTPDGEPFYAGTYFPPADRYGMPGFPRLLASVAHTWQEGREKIVGNAQALTEHVREASRPRPDQGEAELPADFLRRGVENLRRVFDADRGGFGRAPKFPAPTTLDFLLTQPGGRDMALHTLRMMGRGGIYDQLGGGFHRYSVDDRWLVPHFEKMLYDNAQLTRTLLRAYQSTGDGEFARLARETLAYLEREMLSPEGGFSSAQDADTQGVEGLTFTWTPAEIRAVLTEGGLSEGPEADLVLRVYGVTEEGNFEDPHRPDAGRRSVLHVPTPPAALARDLGESEEQLTARLDAARARLLAARQARPQPGTDTKVLTSWNGLALAAFADAGRILGEGHFLEIARRNADFVRERLRLEDGTLFHTFKDGVARVEGLLEDHALYGLGLIALYQAGGDLAHLNWARELWEIVRRDFWDEEAGLFRSTGGRAEALLTRQAQGFDSAVLSDNAAAALLGLWVGRYFGDEEAERLARRAVLTYRSDMLAAASGFGGLWQAAAFLEAPHVEVALIGTAEERAPLERVVARHPLPFAALAPAERGEGLPVLEGRPGGGTAYVCVGRACDLPTQDPGGLEEQLRQLGGEKGGRVT